One window of the Bradyrhizobium sp. NP1 genome contains the following:
- a CDS encoding twin-arginine translocation signal domain-containing protein, producing the protein MTSRRDFLKTLATTGAATVLGPMTTQPLLAAADAVAAREQWDAGAVAHLLPTVNHERMLIKVSFARPLTETPLLRLDNGSTVAGERTDSVGEVWQFDASGLKPATDYRLALAAGDGRPLCEPWTLRTFPAPSERPERLRLLIYTCAGGHDVFTPVNGKTMFLPVAVRKRLLRRGLSFQPDALIANGDQVYWDLAAPRASPMLGASQRAKDYAGPFERAQPVFGTPNERFLKRAAGEQIAPLYGTDCRSTPVFFMRDDHDYFDNDEATDDIVTFPPNHWMRDLARNTQRMYYPEFLPDAARPAGLPGASALDRPPGAAESFGTLRYGTLAEVLLYEVRTSVTLTGPSAVFLDPDVERWLIDRMAAKDTAHLINIPSNPPGWSAGKWGEWYPDLLDANGKLSVEKPKPYWQSGWLKQHDRLMTAVSGMRDRIPLVVSGDLHAIAEGRMLHTGSIDLGTNPVNVVLSGPLGTGDLLWPSAFRGIGAMPPVHLNMQENLKPIEENGFLIADLTPDKIVLRFFRWNAHKDPLEAIDTLEPFRTTELKRPG; encoded by the coding sequence ATGACGTCAAGGCGGGACTTTCTGAAGACGCTGGCGACGACCGGGGCCGCGACCGTGCTCGGCCCCATGACGACGCAACCGCTGCTCGCCGCGGCCGACGCCGTCGCTGCGCGCGAACAATGGGATGCGGGCGCCGTGGCGCACCTGCTTCCGACGGTCAATCACGAAAGGATGCTGATCAAGGTTTCGTTCGCCCGTCCGCTGACCGAAACGCCGTTGCTCCGGCTCGACAACGGCTCGACCGTCGCGGGCGAGCGCACCGATTCCGTCGGCGAGGTGTGGCAGTTCGATGCCAGCGGCCTGAAGCCGGCGACGGACTATCGCCTCGCGCTCGCCGCCGGCGACGGCCGCCCGCTATGTGAACCGTGGACGCTGCGGACCTTTCCTGCGCCGAGCGAACGGCCGGAAAGACTGCGGCTCCTGATCTACACCTGCGCCGGCGGCCATGACGTATTCACGCCGGTCAACGGCAAGACCATGTTCCTGCCGGTCGCGGTGCGCAAACGGCTGTTGCGGCGTGGCCTTTCGTTTCAGCCCGATGCGCTGATCGCCAATGGCGACCAGGTCTATTGGGACCTCGCAGCCCCCCGCGCCTCGCCCATGCTCGGCGCCTCGCAGCGCGCGAAAGACTACGCGGGCCCGTTCGAGCGCGCCCAGCCGGTGTTCGGCACACCCAACGAGCGCTTCCTGAAGCGCGCCGCCGGCGAGCAGATCGCGCCGCTCTACGGCACCGATTGCCGTTCGACGCCGGTGTTCTTCATGCGCGACGACCATGACTATTTCGACAATGACGAGGCGACCGACGACATCGTCACCTTCCCGCCCAACCACTGGATGCGTGACCTCGCGCGCAATACGCAGCGGATGTACTATCCGGAATTCCTGCCTGATGCGGCGCGGCCCGCGGGATTGCCGGGGGCCTCCGCGCTCGACCGGCCACCCGGCGCCGCCGAATCCTTCGGAACGCTGCGCTATGGGACGCTCGCGGAAGTTCTGCTGTACGAGGTTCGTACCTCGGTGACGCTGACGGGGCCGAGCGCCGTGTTCCTCGATCCCGACGTCGAACGATGGCTGATCGATCGCATGGCGGCAAAGGACACGGCCCATCTGATCAACATCCCCTCGAACCCGCCGGGCTGGAGCGCGGGCAAGTGGGGCGAGTGGTACCCAGACCTGCTCGACGCCAACGGCAAGCTCAGCGTCGAGAAGCCGAAGCCGTACTGGCAGAGCGGATGGCTGAAGCAGCATGACCGGTTGATGACGGCGGTCTCCGGCATGCGCGATCGCATTCCGCTGGTCGTGAGCGGCGATCTCCACGCCATCGCGGAAGGCCGCATGCTGCACACCGGCTCCATCGATCTCGGCACGAACCCGGTGAACGTGGTGTTGTCCGGCCCGCTCGGGACTGGAGATCTGCTCTGGCCGTCGGCGTTCCGCGGCATCGGCGCCATGCCTCCCGTCCATCTCAACATGCA